The following are from one region of the Anomaloglossus baeobatrachus isolate aAnoBae1 chromosome 1, aAnoBae1.hap1, whole genome shotgun sequence genome:
- the RASL11B gene encoding ras-like protein family member 11B: protein MRLIQNMCTISECPPTSSTEFAGTSNGPGGSRVIKIAVVGASGVGKTALVVRFLTKRFIGDYERNAGNLYSRQVQIDGMTLAIQVQDTAGVQLHDQRLECNEQLNRSIRWADAVVIVFSITDCKSYELINHLHQHVRQLHPDNRVPIVIVANKADLLHLKQVEPQHGLQLANMLGCTFYEVSVSENYIDVYNAFQVLCKEISKHQTSCTPEKRKNSIIPRPKSPNMQDLKRRFKQVLSAKVRTATSV from the exons ATGCGCCTCATCCAGAACATGTGCACGATTAGTGAGTGCCCCCCTACCTCCAGCACTGAGTTTGCGGGGACCAGCAATGGTCCGGGGGGCAGCAGGGTCATCAAGATCGCTGTGGTGGGAGCTAGTGGAGTTGGCAAAACAG CTCTCGTGGTCAGATTTCTCACCAAGCGTTTTATTGGAGACTACGAGAGGAATGCAG GAAACCTGTACAGCAGACAAGTCCAGATCGATGGCATGACTTTGGCGATCCAGGTGCAGGACACGGCCGGTGTGCAG CTCCACGACCAAAGACTGGAGTGTAACGAGCAGCTGAACAGATCCATCCGATGGGCAGATGCTGTCGTCATCGTCTTCTCCATCACAGACTGTAAGAGCTATGAGCTCATCAACCACCTCCACCAACACGTGCGCCAGCTGCACCCCGACAACAGGGTTCCCATTGTCATCGTTGCCAACAAAGCGGATCTTCTGCACCTCAAGCAGGTGGAACCACAGCATGGACTTCAGCTGGCCAACATGCTGGGCTGCACGTTCTACGAAGTCAGCGTCAGCGAGAACTATATTGACgtttacaacgcgtttcaggtacTTTGTAAGGAGATCAGCAAACATCAAACCTCCTGCACTCCCGAGAAGAGGAAAAACTCCATCATCCCTCGGCCAAAATCTCCAAACATGCAGGACTTGAAGAGACGTTTTAAGCAGGTCCTATCGGCAAAAGTGAGGACTGCCACCTCCGTCTGA